TGGTGCGCAGCTGGGCGGGGCTGGTGGCGTTCTCGCAGTTGCTGTTGTTGCCGAAGGGGTTGTCGTGCGAGACCCGCCAGGAGCTGCCGAAGAAGTTCGTCCACACGTCGAGTTCGAGCATGGCCGCGCCGGAGTCCAGTGCGTCCGCGAAGTAGGGGTACTTGGCCTTCTCGTAGGCGTTGTGCACGCCGACGCCGGTGGATCCGATGTAGGACAGCCCGTCCTCGGCCCCGGCGGGGGCCGCCGCGCCCAGGGCGAGGCCCAGGCCGAGCGCCGCCACGGCCAGACCGGCCAAGGCCGTGTCCCTCCACCTGTTGCGCAGTCTCATCTCTTCGGCTCCCCTCGGGTCCTTGTCGCTCAAGTCGCGTGGAGGCTAAGGGAGTTCGGTGACGTACGGAAGGACGCGGGATGTCGGGAAAGGGGGCGCGACCGTCCGGCTGTGAGCACCGACACACCGGAATGCGGAACTCCTGCCGCCCGCGCACCGTCGGACGGGACGTCGGAGGAACGTCAGGGGGCGGGGAGCGCCACATGGTCGGCAAGGTGAGGGACCGCGCGGTTCGGGTCTCCGTGCTGCTCGGAATCTGCCTCGCCCTGGTGGCCGGCGGGGCCCTGGTGTGGGGAGAGCTGCGCGCCGTCGCCTCGAACCGCGCCGACGGCGACCCTGGGCAGGGCAGCTACCTCCAGGACCCCGAGCGCGCCGACCGTACGGCCGGTGACGTCCTGGACGGGATCGTCGCCGAGGGCGAGGACCCGCCGGCCGACGCCACGGCCTTCGCGGGGACGGAGTCCGGCTCCGGGGCGTCCGGAGCCCCGGACCCGGTGCGGTGGGCGGACGGCGGCTGGCGGCCCTCCTCGCCGCTGCGGGCCCGCACGGCCCCCTCCGAGCCCGCGATCGGGGCGCTGTTCTCCCCCGGCAACGACTGGGACGCCGACCACCACTGCTCGGCGAGCGTGGTCCACTCGCCCGAGGGCGACCTCATCGCCACCGCCGCGCACTGCGTGTACCAGGACGGCTTCCGCACCAACCTGGCCTTCGTCCCCGGCTACCGCGACGGGAAGGCCCCGTTCGGCGTGTGGGTGCCCACCCGTATCGACGTGGACCCCCGCTGGACGGGCGACGAGGACCCGGACCACGACGTGGCCTTCCTGCGGCTGCGCCGGCCCGGGCACCCGGGTGAGCGGCTGGAGGACGTCACGGGCGCGCTGACGATCCGCTTCCGGCCCCGACTGCCGCTGCCCGCCCGGCTGGTCGGCTACCCGAACGACCGCGAGCAGCCGCTGGAGTGCTACAACACCGCCCGGGCCGAAGGGCCCACGCAGCTGCGGCTGGACTGCGCGGACGTACCGAACGGCACCAGCGGCGGCCCCGTGCTGACCGACGGGCACACCTTGATCGGGGTCATCGGCGGCCGCGACGGGGGCGGCGACGAGACGACCTCGTACAGCAGCTGGTTCGACGACTCCGTCCACGGCCTCTACACGCGGGCGACCGGGGGGCGCTGACCTCGGGCGGCGGTGCGGCGGGGCGGCAGGCGGCTGGGTGGTTGTCCGGTGCGTCGTCGTCCATGCCGCAGAGTCTGCGTGGGGGCCCGGCGCCGGAGCAGGGCCCATCCGGGGCGCCCGGGAGCGC
This Streptomyces sp. NBC_00539 DNA region includes the following protein-coding sequences:
- a CDS encoding trypsin-like serine peptidase encodes the protein MVGKVRDRAVRVSVLLGICLALVAGGALVWGELRAVASNRADGDPGQGSYLQDPERADRTAGDVLDGIVAEGEDPPADATAFAGTESGSGASGAPDPVRWADGGWRPSSPLRARTAPSEPAIGALFSPGNDWDADHHCSASVVHSPEGDLIATAAHCVYQDGFRTNLAFVPGYRDGKAPFGVWVPTRIDVDPRWTGDEDPDHDVAFLRLRRPGHPGERLEDVTGALTIRFRPRLPLPARLVGYPNDREQPLECYNTARAEGPTQLRLDCADVPNGTSGGPVLTDGHTLIGVIGGRDGGGDETTSYSSWFDDSVHGLYTRATGGR